Sequence from the Segatella copri genome:
GTATTATGTAGCAAACTAGACTCACCTACCAACAGAATCTTCATAACTTTATATGATACTTATTTATAAGATACTTGAATATAAGAAACTTAAGACAATTCAATATACCTATTTTCTACAATATAATCAGATTTGCGCAGTCCCATGCTTACCACCAGTTTTATGGCCATTTTCTCCAGGCAGAACTTCAATGGCATCCAGCGCTTTTCTTTTTCATCACGCCAAGGACTCATCGCTTTATACTTATCAAATTCCTTTTTCCATGGATGCTTGCAGTTCTTATACCATGGTTTAGGAATACCCGTAAAATGGATGATGGCCGGATGAGCCTGAGCTTCCAATATCTGTTCATCAAATTCCCAGGAGATAAGAGAATAACGCAAATCAAACCAATACTCATTCAGTACATTATATCTGATAGGTAATACCAACTTAGAATTCTTAAACAGATAGTTCAGTACATCCTGATCATGACATCTCAACCTTTCCGTATTAGATTTCACATAATCAAAGAATTTGAGAAGCACCTGCTTTTCACGCCAATATTTCAGATTGACAACTAACATACCTGCATTAAAATATCCCAAAGTTTGGGGATAACGCAAGCGATTATAGTGTTCTATCTTATTATTATAACTATCTGGAACAGCGGCAATTGCATAGTTTTCAACAGAAGTATTCCACAATTTAACAAGTTTATCCACAACCAGAATATCGCCATCTAGATAGATAACCTTATCAATATCAGCAGGCAGAATTTCCGTAAGATATAAACGATAATAAGTAGCAAACGAAGTTCCTACATGATCTACTTGAAAATCCAGACCAACTGGAAAATGTTTGAAAATCTCATCGCTGATAAGATAGAAATGAATTGTTTGCTGATAACGGGCAGCTATGGTTCTGATAGGATTCAATAATGCAGCAGAATTCTGATCATGCAAGAGATGTACATTGACAACTTCTCCTCTGTTGCTCTCAAACAAAGAGGTCAACATGATACCGGTCGGCATGATATATTTACTATCAGTAGAACAAACTATTTCCATTTTTATGTTTTTTGTACTACTATTAATACGTAAATTAAATCTTTTTATTATCTTTGCAGTCATAAAAAAGAATAACTTATGCAGAAAGAATTAATATCAGAGATATCTTCACCATTGGTGAGTTTCATCATTACTACAAGCAACCATCAGAAGGAACATCTTGTAGAATGCATCAATAGTATCCTTCAGCTTTCGCTCAATGCCAAAGAGAGGGAAATAATTCTCGTTGATGATGGTAGCGAAGAATTGGTAGCCAGCCAGATAAAAGAGTTGCTGGATAACCTGCTCTATTTAAGATTACCAGGCTTAGGCAGCAGTATGGCACGCAACTATGGCATATACTTAGCCAAAGGAAAATACATCCAGTTTATAGAAGGAGATGATTATCTTCTTCAGCCAACCTATGAACATTGCCTTGACATCGTGAGATTCCACGAACCAGATATCGTTACATTCTGTTTCAGCAAGGATGAAACAGGAGAACCATCTTACGAACTCCCTACCCCAATCAGCGGCACAGAATACCTCAACAACAATACCCTTTTAGGCTCAGCCTGTTCCTATATATTCCGCCGCGCCATTGTGGGTAGCCTGTTATTCTCACCAAACATCAGTTTCGGCGAGGACGAGGAATTCACACCACAACTCTTCTTACGGGCAGAACGAATATTCAAGACTCAGACCTCACCTTATTATAATAGAGTGGACAAATACGCACCTGGTGAATTAGAAAATAAGGATAAGATAGATATCCACATGGACAATAAACTGGAGGTGATTCTACATCTTCAGAAGTTGCTCGATACGGTTCCTGTAGCAGAGCGCCAGGCACTCAACCGCCGTATAGCCCAGCTCTCGATGGATTATCTGGTTAACAATATCCGCTTGAAACATTCGTTGATATCCTTGAATCATGCCATCAGAAAATTAAGGAAACATGGGTTATATC
This genomic interval carries:
- a CDS encoding glycosyltransferase family 8 protein, with the translated sequence MEIVCSTDSKYIMPTGIMLTSLFESNRGEVVNVHLLHDQNSAALLNPIRTIAARYQQTIHFYLISDEIFKHFPVGLDFQVDHVGTSFATYYRLYLTEILPADIDKVIYLDGDILVVDKLVKLWNTSVENYAIAAVPDSYNNKIEHYNRLRYPQTLGYFNAGMLVVNLKYWREKQVLLKFFDYVKSNTERLRCHDQDVLNYLFKNSKLVLPIRYNVLNEYWFDLRYSLISWEFDEQILEAQAHPAIIHFTGIPKPWYKNCKHPWKKEFDKYKAMSPWRDEKEKRWMPLKFCLEKMAIKLVVSMGLRKSDYIVENRYIELS
- a CDS encoding glycosyltransferase family 2 protein produces the protein MQKELISEISSPLVSFIITTSNHQKEHLVECINSILQLSLNAKEREIILVDDGSEELVASQIKELLDNLLYLRLPGLGSSMARNYGIYLAKGKYIQFIEGDDYLLQPTYEHCLDIVRFHEPDIVTFCFSKDETGEPSYELPTPISGTEYLNNNTLLGSACSYIFRRAIVGSLLFSPNISFGEDEEFTPQLFLRAERIFKTQTSPYYNRVDKYAPGELENKDKIDIHMDNKLEVILHLQKLLDTVPVAERQALNRRIAQLSMDYLVNNIRLKHSLISLNHAIRKLRKHGLYPLPNKEYTKKYMMFRKMIGTYVGRIALLFLIKK